The DNA region CCGCGACTGACGATCAGGCGGTCGAGTTCCCGTGCCACGCGAGCCCCCGACAGTGATGTGTCGACAACGAGCGTCAGGCACTGGCGGGTGAAGTCGTCGAGCACCACCAGCACACGGAAGCGGCGCCCGTCGCTGAGCTGGTCGGAGACAAAGTCGAGGCTCCAGCGCTGGTTTGGTCCTCGCGGCAAGGTCATTGGCGCCCGCGTTCCGATGGCACGTTTTCGGCCGCCGCGCCGTCGTACACTCAGCCTCTCCTCGCGGTATAGGCGGAACAGCTTCTTGTGGTTCACCTCGATACCCTCGCGCCGCAAAAGGATATGCAGCCGCCGATAGCCGAACCGGCGCCGTTCGTTCGCCAGCGTTTTCAGGCGTTGGCGCACCGTCGCATCGTCCGGCCGCTGCGACCGGTAGCGGTAAGTCCTTGGATGCATCCCGATCAGGGCACAGGCGCGCCGCTGGGAATACCCCTTCTTTTCAATCGCCCAACTCACGAAGCCTCTCCGTGCGCTGGGCGTCAGAAGTTTTTTCCCAGAGCGTCCCGCAGCGTCGCCACATCGAGCATCTGTTCGGCGAGAAGCTTCTTCAGGCGGCCGTTCTCATCTTCCAGCGCCTTCAGCCGCCTGGCTTCAGACACTTCCATTCCGCCGTAGCGCTTGCGCCACGTGTAGAACGTCGCGTCGCTGATCCCGTGCTTGCGGCACAGCTC from Acuticoccus sp. MNP-M23 includes:
- a CDS encoding IS3 family transposase (programmed frameshift), with the protein product MKKSRFSEEQIIAVLKEHAAGIGVSELCRKHGISDATFYTWRKRYGGMEVSEARRLKALEDENGRLKKLLAEQMLDVATLRDAPGKKLLTPSARRGFVSWAIEKKGYSQRRACALIGMHPRTYRYRSQRPDDATVRQRLKTLANERRRFGYRRLHILLRREGIEVNHKKLFRLYREERLSVRRRGGRKRAIGTRAPMTLPRGPNQRWSLDFVSDQLSDGRRFRVLVVLDDFTRQCLTLVVDTSLSGARVARELDRLIVSRGKPLTIVSDNGTELTSHAILEWQEDRRVNWHYIAPGKPMQNGFVESLNGRFRDECLNEHLFRSLPGARRIIEEWRTDYNHDRPHTSLGGLTPNEFATRSRWDHNTNRVQL